The Kordia sp. SMS9 DNA window TATATTACTGATCATTGAGGTTCCAGCTTCCGTTCCATCACTTTTCCAAAGTTCTAAACCATTGATTCCGTCATTAGCTTCAAAGATTAGTAGATTATTGAGTACGCTCCCTTTGAGTCTAAAGGCACTGGAACCTACACTAGCTCTGATATTTTTCACCATGACAGTTCCAGTTTCGGTTCCGTCACTTTTCCATAGTTCTAAACCATTGATACCATCGGTTGCGTAAAAATAGAAGTTGTTATTTAGGATTAAAAATTGATTTCCAGCATCTATTGATGAATTATTAGTATTGATATCTTTCACCATGACAGTTCCAGCTTCTGTGCCGTCACTTTTCCACAGTTCAAAACCATCTATACCGTTGGTAGCTCTAAAATAAAGTGCATTGTTAAAAATGAACAACTCACTAGGTATGCTACTTCCATTGGGACTTTGATTGATATCTTTGACCATGACGGTTCCAGCTTCTGTTCCATCACTCTTCCATAATTCTGTTCCATCAATATTATTGGTGGCAGTAAAATACAATGATCCGTTGAATGCTATTAGATCCGTTGGACCGTTATATTCACTATTGTCGTTGGGTCTTATGTCTTTCACCATGACAGTTCCGGCTTCTGTGCCATCACTTTTCCACAGTTCATTGCCGTTTACACCATCATACGCCGTAAAATAGAGAATGTCGTTTATAAGAACTAAAGAACTAGGATCTGATGAATTATCACCTGGTCTGATATCTTTCACCATGGAGATGCCAGATGGAGTTCCATCACAGTACCATAATTCTCGCCCAAAATCTTCAAAGAAACCATCGGTTGCCGTGAAGTAAAATCCTGATTGAAAAGGGGTAAGCTGTTGCGGGTGACTATCTTGATAAAAATTTAATTCTACCAAGGTTGCATCGGTAGTTTGGGCGATAGAAAGGTTGAAAATAAATAGTATAAAATACTTTAATAGGTAACTTTTTTTCATAATGGTTTTAATTTTTGATAAATATAATATTTTCTTACAATAATCGAATGTATACTATACGTATAGCATCAACTTAAAAAGTTACAAAACTGTTATTTTTACTTTTAAGACTACAAGATGGAATCAAAATTAGGCTGCAAAAAATAACCTGAAGAGAAGTAATACCAATTTACATTTAAAATGGTATTTTGGATACGAAGTTGCTTTGGCTGTATAGGGTGCTGTGAATGGTTTGCATAGCCTTAGCTACAAAGTATTCACAAAGAACTAAACTGCTAAATGAACGAGTTTATAAACATCATTTTATGTGTAAATTGGTATAATATAATAGGAATAAAAGCCCTAATTCCTTGAATTGACGTATATATATATATGGAATTCAGCCTAATTTTTAATGGTTGATCGAATTTACTTTTGATGTTGAAAAATATTCAAAAAGCTTGATCGTGATTTTTTCATTCCCGAAAAAGTTAAAAAAGCATGAAATGTTAAGGCAAAAAATAAACTTTAAATGTTTGAGTGAAACCGTACTGTGAAGAAATGTATTAAGCAATAAAGATGTTAGAAGGCGCTTTTGCCCATTCAGGAATTCTATTGAATCTTCGAATTTCTCTTTCATAGCGTAGTATTTTTTCAACCAAATTTGCATTGGTCGTAAGATAAATGTTCATTTTTTTTAAAATTGTAGTCACTTCTGTAATGTTTCCTTTGTACCATTCGGATAGCACCACCATTAACAAGCGTGAATGATTGTCTAAATATTTTTGCCTTCCCATTTCTATTCCTCTGATATTGTCAAACGCTTCAAATTTTTGTTGAAGTTGTAGCGACAGTATTCTGGAAGCTTTCGGAGAAGAATATACCAAATTACTCAGCGCTTCGTCTTGCAATCTTGGGGCGTACAAATGTGCTGAAATGAGCTTCCCGTTTTTCCAATCGTCATGCAATGGTGTGCCTGGATAGATGCGAATGCCTACATTGTAATAAAAGAGAATTCCTTTTTATTAAAGATTTTTAACAATAAATTACACACTAATTGCTTGAATTAAAACTTTCCTAAAAAATAGCTATGATTCCTTGGGAAACTTCGCCTTAATCGAATCCAAACACAAATTGTGAATGCTTCCTTCGTGCGTATGCTTTTTAGAACTTTCCGCAGAATAAGTTCCATCTTCTACTTGCTTTCCAATAGTTTGATACGCTTCTCTAAACGAAACACCATCCACAACGAGATTGTTGATGCTATCCACGGTTGAAAGATATTTGTATTTTTCATCTGTGAAATCAATCTTTTTGAGTTGTACCTGTTGAATGGAATGATTGAAAATTTCCAGCACAGCTTTCATGTCTGAAAACGCTAAAATTATATGTTCTTTTAACAATTGGAAATCTCTATGATAACCACTTGGCAAATTATTAGTGATGAGCACCATTTCCGTATACAACGCTTGAATCTTATTGCATTTCCCACGAATCAACTCAAAAACATCTGGATTTTTTTTATGTGGCATAATGCTGCTTCCCGTCGTTAGTGCATCTGGAAAAGTAATGAAATCAAAGTTTTGACTCATGTACAAACAAATATCCATGGCAAATCGCGCTAAGGTGTTTGCCAAACTTCCCAATGCCATCGCCACGGTTCGTTCGCTTTTTCCTCTGCTCATTTGTGCGGCAACCACATTGTATTTTAACGTTGAAAAACCTAATTCAGCAGTTGTAAAAGTTCGATCAATCGGAAACGAACTTCCATACCCTGCCGCCGATCCCAACGGATTTTGATCTACGGTTTTTAAGGCTGCTTGCAATACATACACATCGTCAATTAACAATTCTGCATACGCCGAAAACCACAATCCGAACGAAGAAGGCATCGCGACTTGTAAGTGTGTGTACCCAGGCAATAAAGCGTCTTTGTGTGTTGCTGCCAATTGCAAAAGTGTGTCAAAAAAAGTCTCCGTTTGCTCTATAATGCTGTGTAAATGATCTTTGTAAAACAGTTGCAACGCCACCAAAACCTGATCGTTTCGCGAACGTGCTGTGTGAATCTTTTTTCCCACTTCGCCATAGGCTTTTGTGAGCTCATATTCAATTTTTGAATGCACGTCTTCAAACTGTGCTTCTATTGCAAAAGTACCATCATCTAATTGTTGTTGTAATGTTTCCAATCCTGTGGTGAGTTGTTGCAATTCTTCCACAGAAATGATCTGAATTTTTTCCAGCATTTTCGCATGCGCCAACGAAGCTTGCACATCATACTTCGCAATGTGTATGTCAATTTCACGATCGTTTCCTACCGTAAATGCTTCTATTTTTTTATCAATCGTACTTCCTTTATCCCAAAGTTTCATATATCTTCTCTTTTGTATTCCTGCGAAGGCAGGAATCTGTTTTTAGTCGTTAGTATGAAGTATGAAGATTTTCATGGAAACTTCTCAATACTCATTTCTCAAAACTATCGTTACACAATTCTACTTAATAATTCTATATAAATTTTCACGCCTTCCTCAATTTCATACAAATAAATAAATTCATCTGCAGTGTGTGAACGCGTACTGTTTCCTGGACCTAATTTTAAGGACGGACACGACAATGCTGCTTGATCGGATAACGTTGGCGAACCATAGGTTTCTCTCCCCAAAGCGATTCCTGCTTGCACCAACGGATGCTCTTTTGGAATGGAAGACGAGTTTAAACGCAGACTTCTTGGAATAATTTCCGAACACGGTGATGCTGCTTGAAGAATATCCGCAATTTCTTCGTTAGAATATGCATCATTTACCCGAACATCTACGACTAATTTTACGTTTGCAGGTACCGCATTGTGCTGTTTTCCTGCGTTGATTTGTGTCACAGTCATTTTTACATCGCCCAACACCGCAGATTTTTTTTCAAAAGTATATTCTTGAAACCACTTTAAAACATCAATGGTGTTGTAAATGGCATTGTCATCATTTGGATGTGCTGCGTGACTCGGCGTTCCTTTGACAGTAGCGTCAAAAACGACCAATCCTTTTTCTGCGATTGCCAATTGCATCAAGGTTGGTTCGCCCACAATTGCTACGTCAATTTTTGGAATGATGGACAACATACTGTTCAAACCATTTTCGCCGCTGCTTTCCTCTTCTGCGGAAGCGACCATCACTAAATTATACGCCAAATTCGGTTGCTTGTAATAGTAGGTAAACGTTGCTATGAGCGAGACCAAACAGCCGCCTGCATCATTGCTGCCCAAACCGTATAATTTTCCATTTTCCACAATGGCTTCAAACGGATTTTTGGTGTAACCGTTATTCGGTTTTACCGTGTCGTGATGCGAATTGAGCAACAATGTCGGTTTGCTTTCATCAAAATGTAAATTGGCCGCCCAAATATTATTATTGGATCTTTTAAAAGGAATTTCATGTTCTTGAAACCAATTTTCGATATGTGCAGCTGTGCCTTCTTCTTCCGAAGAAAACGATGGCGTTTCAATGAGTTTTTTTAATAAGTTGATTGCCTTATTTGTGAGTTCCGTATGATTCATTTTTGAATGATTGTATGTGTTATATTTTTGTTTAAAAGCATTGCTGATGTTCCAATATGGACTTTTTTCACATGATGATCAATCGCATGAAAACAGTTGGTGAGTTTTGGCAACATGCCATCAGCAATGATGTTTTCTTTGAGTAATTGTTGATAGTTTTTAGTATCAATCGTTTCAATAACAGAATCGTCTTGATTAATATCTTTTAAAACGCCGTTTTTTTCGAAGCAATAGTACAATTCTGTCATATACGTTTCCGCAAAAGCAATCGCCAATTCAGAAGCGACCGTGTCTGCATTGGTGTTGAGTAATTGTCCATTCGCGTCATGCGTAATAGCACAAAAAACAGGCGTAATTCCATGATTTAACAACAATTGCAAGTGTGTGGTGTTTACTTTTTTGATATCGCCCACATAACCGTAGTTGATATCCTTTACAGGTCGTTTTTCAGCTACAATACTATTGCCGTCTGCTCCAGAAAATCCCATTGCATTGGTGCTTTTTGCTTGTAGTTTTGCGACGATCGTTGTATTAATTTTTCCTGAATATACCATTGTGATAATGTCTAAAGTTTCTGCATTTGTAATACGTCTTCCATCGTTCATTTGAACTTCAATATTCATCTGTTTTGCCAATGCTGTCGCTAATTTTCCACCGCCGTGTACTAAAATTTTCGGGGAAGCTATCTGCGAAAAATCGTTCAAAAACGCATCTAACGCACCTTCGTCATTCAACACGTGACCGCCAATTTTTACAATTTTTAGAGTTTCCATACTTACAAATTTTCTAAGATTTTTTTCAATACAATTTGTGCCGAATATACTCTGTTTCCCGATTGTTGAATGACGATGGAGTTTTTACTGTCCAACACCGCATCTTCCACAACAACGTTTCTTCGCACAGGCAAACAATGCATAAATTTTGCCTTTCTTAGTTTGTCTTTTGTCAGCATCCAATTGGCATCTTGATGCAACACTTTTCCATACGATTCGTAACTGCTCCAATTTTTTGCATACACAAAATCTGCATGTTGCAACGCTTCTTTTTGATCGTACTGAATAGGAACATTTTTCGTGATTTCTGAATTCAGTTCATAGCCCTTTGGATGTGTAATGCTAAAATCTACGGCAACTTGCTGCATCATTTTTACAAACGAATTTGCCACTGCTTGCGGCAACGCTTTTGGATGTGGCGCCCACGACAACACCACTTTCGGCTTTTGCTTCGTTTTCAATTCGGCAATCGTCATCGCATCTGTGAGTGCTTGCAGCGGATGCATCGTCGCACTTTCCATGTTGACAATGGGGACTGTAGCATATTTGACAAAACTATTCAAAATCCACTCAGAAGCATCTTTTTTCTTGTCTTGCAAACTCGGAAATGCTCTCACCGCAATGATATCTGCATATTGCGAAATGACTTGTGCCGCTTCTTTGATATGTTCTGGAGCTTCTAAATTCATCACTGTTCCTTCTTCAAATTCCAAATTCCATGCGTTGTTTACGTTTAAAATCATGGTGTTCATACCTAAGTTTTTCGCAGCTTTTTCAGTACTTAAACGCGTTCGCAAACTAGCATTAAAAAAGAGTAATACTATGGTTTTGTGCTTCCCTAAAGTTTCGTATGCAAACGGATTTGCCTTCAACTCCAACGCTTCTGTGATCGTTTGGGGAATGCTTTCTAAATCGTATATGTTTGTGAACTGCTTCATGTGTATTTCCCACGAAAGTGGCATCATTTTAATTAAACTTTTTTGCTTCCAACACCTTGTGCAACGCGTTGAATAATTGTGCAATATGTTTTTTGGTAATGGTCAACGGCGGCAATATGCGCAACACATTCGGATTGGCGGCGCTTCCTGTGAAAATATGGTGTTTGTAAATCAACTCTTTGCGCAAATCTGCTATCGGAAAATCAAATTCCAATCCCAACATTAAACCTCTTCCCTTGGTTTTTTTGAGTTGTGGCAATTTTTTCGCTTCCGCGAGAAAGTACTCGGAAATGATTGCCACATGTTGCATTAATTGTTGTGCTTCTATCACTTTTAATACTGCGAGCGATGCGCTACACGCCAAGTGATTTCCACCAAAAGTGGTTCCCAACAAACCGTAGGAAGCTTTGATTTTTGGGTGAATTAAAATTCCGCCCACAGGAAAACCATTGCCCATGCCTTTTGCCATCGAAATAATATCGGGCGTAATAAGATGTTTTTGAAACGAAAAGAAATCGCCCGTTCTACCAAAACCTGCCTGCACTTCGTCCGCAATGAGAATTGTGTTGTATTTTTTACAGAGAATGTCCAATCCTTGATAAAATGCTGTTGTGCTTTCGTCCAAACCGCCAACACCTTGAATGCATTCTACAATGACGGCACAGGTTGTATTTTTTTTCAACACCGTTTCTACTGCTTCTAAATCGCCCAAATCCACAAAATGCACGTTCTGTTGCGCATTGATTGGTGCTACAATTTTAGCATTATCCGTTGCCGCCACTGCTGCTGAGGTTCTTCCATGAAACGCATTTTTAAACGCAAGAATGTCTGTTTTATGCGTATGAAAAGAAGCCAATTTGAGTGCATTTTCGTTTGCTTCTGCTCCAGAATTGCACATAAATAATTGATAGCCTTTGCAGTTTGACATGCGTGTTAAGGTGTCTGCTAATTTTTTTTGCAACGGATTTTCAATCGAATTGCTGTAAAAGCCTATTTTTTGTACTTGATTCGTAAGTGCTTCCACATATTTCGGATGCGAATGTCCGATCGAAATCACGGCATGACCGCCATATAAATCGAGATATTTGGTGTTTTTTTCATCATACACAAATACATCTTCTGCCGAAACAGGCGTGATGTCAAAAACTGGATATACATTGAATACACTCATGATTGTCAGCGTTTTAAAAATACGTAGCTTTGAGTTGCAATCCTTCGGTTTCTGGAAAGTCGAACATCAAATTCATGTTCTGCACGGCTTGCCCTGAAGCACCTTTTAAAAGATTGTCAATACTACTTGTGATTAGTAATTTATTTTCGTGTTTGTGAAGATGCAATAGACATTTATTGGTGTTCACCACTTGCTTTAAATGCACTTGATTGGAGCTCACAAACGTAAACGCGGCATCTTTGTAAAAGTCTGTATACAATTTTTCGGCGGCTTCCAAACTGTCTTCAAATTTGGTGTATGCGGTGGCGAAAATACCTCTGCTAAAGTTTCCTCTATTTGGCATAAAGTTGATCTCGGAAGTAAAATCGTTTTGCAATTGTTGCATTGTTTGATGAATTTCGCCCAAATGCTGATGCGTGAACGGTTTGTAATAGGAAAAATTATTATCTCTCCACGTAAAATGCGTTGTTTTGGATAAGGAAGTTCCTGCACCTGTCGCGCCTGTTACGGCATTGATATGCACATCATGTTGCAACAATTTGTGATGTACCAATGGCAACAACGCTAACTGAATTGCCGTTGCAAAACATCCTGGATTCGCGATGTATTGTGCTTTTTTGATCGCTTCTTTTTGCAATTCTGGCAATCCGTATACAAACGATAATTTTTCAAATTGTTGATCGTTTTTCAGTCTAAAATCATTGCTTAAATCTATAATTTTCGTGTTTTTTGAAAAGGTATGTTGTGTTAGAAATGCTTTCGAATTTCCATGTCCCAAGCATAAAAAAACCACATCCACGTCAAGATTGATCGTATTTGTAAACGACTTATTTGTAGCACCTATCAAATCTTGATGAACATCGCTAATTTTATTGCCTGCATTGGAAGTACTGTACACAAAATTGATGTTTACCTTCGCGTGATGCAGCAACAATCTAATGAGTTCTCCTGCGGTATAACCCGCGCCACCTATAATTCCGACTTCGATCATTTTGTTGCGTTTACTTGTTGATATATTTTGTTTTGATTCCCCAAGATTTTGATGAATCCTTTCGCTTCGTCAGCGGTCCAACCTGAGTTCATTTCGCCATAGCTTCCAAATTTTGCTTGCATCAAATCGTGTTCCGACTGAATTCCGTCTAGTGTAAAATGATAGGGTTTTAGCGTGATGAAAACGTCTCCTGAAACGTTTGCCTGACTGCTTTGTAAAAAACTTTCCATATCACGCATGACAGGATCTAAGTATTGTCCTTCATGCAAATGCATTCCGTAGAAATTGGACAAGTATTCTTTGTGTTGCAATTGCCATTTCGTCAGCGTATGCTTCTCTAATAAATGATGCGCTTTGATGCAAATGATCGCGGCAGCAGCTTCAAATCCGACTCTTCCTTTGATGCCGACAATTGTATCTCCGACATGAATATCTCTTCCTATAGCAAACGCAGAAGCTAAGTTATTTAGCTCTTCAATATTTTTTGCTGGCAAATTTTCTTGTCCGTTCACGGCGACCAATTCCCCTTTTGAAAAGGTAAGTTTCACTTTTTCTGCTTCTTGTTTTTTTATTTGTGATGGATAGGCTTCTTCAGGCAAAGCTTTGTGAGAAGTTAAGGTTTCTTCGCCACCAACACTTGTTCCCCAAAGTCCTTTGTTGATGGAGTATTTTGCTTTTTCCCAAGATGCATCTACGCCATTGGCTTTTAGATAGTTGATTTCTTCATCACGTGATAATTGCTGATCCCTGATGGGTGTGATGATTTCAATTTCTGGCGCCAATGTTTGAAAAATCATGTCAAATCGCACTTGATCGTTTCCTGCGCCTGTACTTCCGTGAGCAATGTATTTGGCATCAATACTTTTGGAGTATTCAATGATTTCAATGGCTTGCACAATACGTTCTGCACTTACAGAAAGTGGATAGGTATTGTTTTTTAGTACATTTCCAAAGATGAGATATTTTACTACTTTTTCATAAAAAGTGGTCACAGCATCAATGTTTTTATAAGTGGAAACGCCCATTTGGTATGCGTTTTCTTCTATGGTTTGTATTTCTTTTGGTGTAAATCCGCCCGTATTGACACTGACTGCGTGGACTTCAAACTGCAAATCTTGACTTAAATGTACCGCGCAATACGACGTATCTAATCCGCCACTATAGGCAAGTACTAATTTTTTAGGATTCTTCATTTTTTATCTTTTTTTAAGAACAGGGTTTGTTTGATGCTTTTTAATCTTTGAAACACCTTTGCTTTTACTTTTGTTTTTTGTTTAGATTCGCTTGAGTTTGGATCGTACAACATGCCTGTACACAAGCACATTTTTTGTTGTGTCCGTTTTAATACATCAAAGTTTTTACAGGTTTGACAGCCATTCCAAAAGGATTGATCTTCCGTCAATTCTGAAAAGGTTACAGGTTTATAGCCTAACTCACTGTTGAGTTTCATCACGGCGAGTCCTGTGGTAATACTAAACACTTTTGCCTTGGGAAATTTGGTTCTGGAATGTTCAAATATTTTCTTTTTGATGCGTTTGGCAATGCCTTTTCCTCTGTAATCGGGATGAACAATGAGTCCTGAATTTGCCACGAATTTTCCGTGACTCCACGCTTCTATGTAACAGAAGCCTACAAATTTTTCGCCATCCAACGCAATGACGGCATTTCCCTGCTCCATTTTAGAGATGACATACGCTGGATTTCGCTTCGCGATTCCTGTTCCTCTAACTTGAGCTGCTAGTAAAATAGTTTCACAAATAGTTTCAGCATATATACTATGCGAACTGTTAGCTATGACAATTTCCATTGTGCTTATGTATAAATGATTAAAAAAGTTATGTTTTGATGTATTTTGAAAAGAAGAACCGGACGCACCTAAGTTCCCAACAAGTAGCTACCCTTACGGGCGGCGTGTTAAAAAGCGGCGTACGGGAATAGTGTTATTGATGTCAATAACGGTACTTTGATAAAATGATATGGATAAATAATGATTCAAGAAATACAAATAAAATAGTGATACAGATAGTGAGTTGCTAACTAAAGGAATTAACAGCGGCAGCGGCGCAAGCGCAGCATGGGTGATTTTGTCTGTATTTTATTTTGTGTAATCATTAGTATAAAACTACAAATTATTGTGATACGCGCTACATTAAAAATAATTTCACTTGAAGTTTTATAGATATGCTTATAAATTAAGGTTTAAAATGTGATATTCTTAAAAAACAACTGCTTTTTTAGTAATTATTCTACTTTCGGATGATGTATTGATGGTTGCTACTTTTTCCAAGTACCGCCGTAGCGATAGTTTTTAGTGTCTTTTTTTACTTGTAACAAGCAATCTTCACAGACAAAAACCCATGCTTTGGGCAGTTTGTATTGGATTCTATACATGGTTGAAAAGTCTTTTTTGCAGACATCGCAGTATTTGATTCGCACTTTTTCGGTTTTTGGATATTGCAAAAATAACCAATAAATATTAGGTTTGATAGCAATTTTTGTTGTTACTCAACTTTAAATTTTAAAGGTTTTATTTCACCAAAACACGCTGGATTCGGCTTACTGCTTGGATCATTGAAGAAAGCATTCGCGACTTCCATTCCGCACGGATTGCTCCAATTGGTTGTTACGGTGTGTTTCCAACCTTTGAAAGTAACATGATAGCTGTTCGGAAATTTTTTCTGCAGTTGTGAAGCCCATTTTACAGGCGTTTCACTGTCGTATTCGCCACTTAATACTAATACAGGCACATCACTTTGTACGGCTTTATTTTCAATAGCCTTTGCTGATTGTACACTCCAAATGTCACAGATATTCGATTCAAATACCATCGGCGATAATCCTTTGACTTCTGGATAGTTGGTTTTCTCGGAAGCAATGACTGTTTTTGTAGCAAACGGATATTCTTCCGCGCACCAAACCGATAAACGCATGCCAATCCCTGAACCTGTGAATTGTGTTGGCTTTTGAAATAAACTCGCTAATTGTGCTTTTACTGAACTTAGATCATTGTTTAGTATTTTTTGAATTTCATGAGGTACGTTTGCAACCGAATTTGAGTTAGAAATTGTAAAAACCGTGATTAAATCTTTGCCTTGCAGATAAAAAGTTGCAGGTTTTCCCGTATTCGGATTTACGACCTCAACTGCTAACGGATTTTCGGTTTTGTCTTGTAAATACTGAAAGAATCTGTTTTTTAAGTTTGGATAATTCGCTGCACATTTTTCATCAGTTTCACAATCAGATAGTAGTTTTTCGACAACTTCCATCAAATTGGCAACACTTTCTTCATCATAGTTCACGGCAAGTGGCAATGGCGAATCCATCACAACGCTCCTGATGTGTGTTGAATAATCGCGAAGCAAGACTTGTGCAATTTTCGTGCTGTACGAAATGGTTAAAAGATTGTATGATTCTATATTCAAAACCTTTCGCAAGTCTTCTATGTCAGCCGCAGTAGCATTGGTATTGTAATGATTGAGCTGAATTCCTTTTGCAGTCAATCGTTCTCTACAACGCGTTGCCGCATTTTCAAATAGACTATCGCGTTCTGTTTCCTTGAAATCGGGAAGATTTGACACATACACTGCTTCTGACCATTCGGGACAGTCTAAATGTGGCTGCGCATGTTGTGTGCCGCGCTGTTCAAATAAAATGAAATCTCTATCGTCTAAATACTGATAATAGTTCATGTATTGCGCCGAACGCATGGTAGAACTTCCAGGACCGCCAACCGTGTAAATGATGGGATCTTTTTTTGGATTTTTACTTCTGCTTTTAAAGATATAGACAGGCAGTTTAATTGTATTTCCAGCAGGATTTTCACGATTTTCCAATACTTCTACATAGCCAAACGTATAGTTTTGTCCTTCAGGAATTGTATGCGTTGTCGTTGCCGA harbors:
- the argH gene encoding argininosuccinate lyase, which translates into the protein MKLWDKGSTIDKKIEAFTVGNDREIDIHIAKYDVQASLAHAKMLEKIQIISVEELQQLTTGLETLQQQLDDGTFAIEAQFEDVHSKIEYELTKAYGEVGKKIHTARSRNDQVLVALQLFYKDHLHSIIEQTETFFDTLLQLAATHKDALLPGYTHLQVAMPSSFGLWFSAYAELLIDDVYVLQAALKTVDQNPLGSAAGYGSSFPIDRTFTTAELGFSTLKYNVVAAQMSRGKSERTVAMALGSLANTLARFAMDICLYMSQNFDFITFPDALTTGSSIMPHKKNPDVFELIRGKCNKIQALYTEMVLITNNLPSGYHRDFQLLKEHIILAFSDMKAVLEIFNHSIQQVQLKKIDFTDEKYKYLSTVDSINNLVVDGVSFREAYQTIGKQVEDGTYSAESSKKHTHEGSIHNLCLDSIKAKFPKES
- a CDS encoding M20 family metallo-hydrolase → MNHTELTNKAINLLKKLIETPSFSSEEEGTAAHIENWFQEHEIPFKRSNNNIWAANLHFDESKPTLLLNSHHDTVKPNNGYTKNPFEAIVENGKLYGLGSNDAGGCLVSLIATFTYYYKQPNLAYNLVMVASAEEESSGENGLNSMLSIIPKIDVAIVGEPTLMQLAIAEKGLVVFDATVKGTPSHAAHPNDDNAIYNTIDVLKWFQEYTFEKKSAVLGDVKMTVTQINAGKQHNAVPANVKLVVDVRVNDAYSNEEIADILQAASPCSEIIPRSLRLNSSSIPKEHPLVQAGIALGRETYGSPTLSDQAALSCPSLKLGPGNSTRSHTADEFIYLYEIEEGVKIYIELLSRIV
- the argB gene encoding acetylglutamate kinase: METLKIVKIGGHVLNDEGALDAFLNDFSQIASPKILVHGGGKLATALAKQMNIEVQMNDGRRITNAETLDIITMVYSGKINTTIVAKLQAKSTNAMGFSGADGNSIVAEKRPVKDINYGYVGDIKKVNTTHLQLLLNHGITPVFCAITHDANGQLLNTNADTVASELAIAFAETYMTELYYCFEKNGVLKDINQDDSVIETIDTKNYQQLLKENIIADGMLPKLTNCFHAIDHHVKKVHIGTSAMLLNKNITHTIIQK
- a CDS encoding N-acetylornithine carbamoyltransferase, encoding MKQFTNIYDLESIPQTITEALELKANPFAYETLGKHKTIVLLFFNASLRTRLSTEKAAKNLGMNTMILNVNNAWNLEFEEGTVMNLEAPEHIKEAAQVISQYADIIAVRAFPSLQDKKKDASEWILNSFVKYATVPIVNMESATMHPLQALTDAMTIAELKTKQKPKVVLSWAPHPKALPQAVANSFVKMMQQVAVDFSITHPKGYELNSEITKNVPIQYDQKEALQHADFVYAKNWSSYESYGKVLHQDANWMLTKDKLRKAKFMHCLPVRRNVVVEDAVLDSKNSIVIQQSGNRVYSAQIVLKKILENL
- a CDS encoding aspartate aminotransferase family protein; this translates as MSVFNVYPVFDITPVSAEDVFVYDEKNTKYLDLYGGHAVISIGHSHPKYVEALTNQVQKIGFYSNSIENPLQKKLADTLTRMSNCKGYQLFMCNSGAEANENALKLASFHTHKTDILAFKNAFHGRTSAAVAATDNAKIVAPINAQQNVHFVDLGDLEAVETVLKKNTTCAVIVECIQGVGGLDESTTAFYQGLDILCKKYNTILIADEVQAGFGRTGDFFSFQKHLITPDIISMAKGMGNGFPVGGILIHPKIKASYGLLGTTFGGNHLACSASLAVLKVIEAQQLMQHVAIISEYFLAEAKKLPQLKKTKGRGLMLGLEFDFPIADLRKELIYKHHIFTGSAANPNVLRILPPLTITKKHIAQLFNALHKVLEAKKFN
- the argC gene encoding N-acetyl-gamma-glutamyl-phosphate reductase; amino-acid sequence: MIEVGIIGGAGYTAGELIRLLLHHAKVNINFVYSTSNAGNKISDVHQDLIGATNKSFTNTINLDVDVVFLCLGHGNSKAFLTQHTFSKNTKIIDLSNDFRLKNDQQFEKLSFVYGLPELQKEAIKKAQYIANPGCFATAIQLALLPLVHHKLLQHDVHINAVTGATGAGTSLSKTTHFTWRDNNFSYYKPFTHQHLGEIHQTMQQLQNDFTSEINFMPNRGNFSRGIFATAYTKFEDSLEAAEKLYTDFYKDAAFTFVSSNQVHLKQVVNTNKCLLHLHKHENKLLITSSIDNLLKGASGQAVQNMNLMFDFPETEGLQLKATYF
- a CDS encoding argininosuccinate synthase, with the protein product MKNPKKLVLAYSGGLDTSYCAVHLSQDLQFEVHAVSVNTGGFTPKEIQTIEENAYQMGVSTYKNIDAVTTFYEKVVKYLIFGNVLKNNTYPLSVSAERIVQAIEIIEYSKSIDAKYIAHGSTGAGNDQVRFDMIFQTLAPEIEIITPIRDQQLSRDEEINYLKANGVDASWEKAKYSINKGLWGTSVGGEETLTSHKALPEEAYPSQIKKQEAEKVKLTFSKGELVAVNGQENLPAKNIEELNNLASAFAIGRDIHVGDTIVGIKGRVGFEAAAAIICIKAHHLLEKHTLTKWQLQHKEYLSNFYGMHLHEGQYLDPVMRDMESFLQSSQANVSGDVFITLKPYHFTLDGIQSEHDLMQAKFGSYGEMNSGWTADEAKGFIKILGNQNKIYQQVNATK
- a CDS encoding GNAT family N-acetyltransferase, producing MEIVIANSSHSIYAETICETILLAAQVRGTGIAKRNPAYVISKMEQGNAVIALDGEKFVGFCYIEAWSHGKFVANSGLIVHPDYRGKGIAKRIKKKIFEHSRTKFPKAKVFSITTGLAVMKLNSELGYKPVTFSELTEDQSFWNGCQTCKNFDVLKRTQQKMCLCTGMLYDPNSSESKQKTKVKAKVFQRLKSIKQTLFLKKDKK
- a CDS encoding alpha/beta fold hydrolase — its product is MLKNYLLFLLLLSLFSCGKKETNVVFTPTFTESATTTHTIPEGQNYTFGYVEVLENRENPAGNTIKLPVYIFKSRSKNPKKDPIIYTVGGPGSSTMRSAQYMNYYQYLDDRDFILFEQRGTQHAQPHLDCPEWSEAVYVSNLPDFKETERDSLFENAATRCRERLTAKGIQLNHYNTNATAADIEDLRKVLNIESYNLLTISYSTKIAQVLLRDYSTHIRSVVMDSPLPLAVNYDEESVANLMEVVEKLLSDCETDEKCAANYPNLKNRFFQYLQDKTENPLAVEVVNPNTGKPATFYLQGKDLITVFTISNSNSVANVPHEIQKILNNDLSSVKAQLASLFQKPTQFTGSGIGMRLSVWCAEEYPFATKTVIASEKTNYPEVKGLSPMVFESNICDIWSVQSAKAIENKAVQSDVPVLVLSGEYDSETPVKWASQLQKKFPNSYHVTFKGWKHTVTTNWSNPCGMEVANAFFNDPSSKPNPACFGEIKPLKFKVE